CTGAATCATGAGATCCTGTAATATTACTTCAACGTATTTTCTTCCCTGCCTACCCCAGTCTTGCTGCCACTAACTAAGGCCGTCACTTCACCTCCTCCCCCTTAACCTCAAGGTTGGGTTTTACTCAGACATCAATATTATGCCATGCCACACTCCCCACTACTTTCCAGATCCCCTTCTTGTTCCATCTTCTCTAGAAGAAAAGCTCCTTGTGGGTAGCAACTAccttgtttgtttgtatttgtatccccagcatctataGCCTGGAACTtagcaaacacttaataactTCTCTATTTTGATCTTTCCTTAAAGTTCTTTGGGGTCAGGGAAAGACATCTTGCACTTTCCACAGTGTAAGGCACATATTAAGCCCTCCATGAATATGTTCTGAATAATCAATCATGAAGGGGACAATTCAGATCACTTAAGAACATTTGCAAAATAGTACACAAGCGGAATCTGTAAAGGCTGAAGTAATGCAAAGTAAGATGAGATTCATTACCTGGTTGAATGTTTGGAATATGGactggggaagggagacagggtTAGGACATCCCATCTCTCTGGTCTTGTTTTCCCAGACATAGCCCTAGACCTTAATCTCCCTTCTCTGATGGTCTCCTTTTCAGTGGTCTGCCATCCCCTACTTCTTCCTTGCCATCACACAATGGAAGCCTAGTGAGGGGGCAGAAAAAATAATGACTACCTGAGGGGTCATCTGGGGTGAGGCCCGAACTAATCTGGATAGCTCCAAATGAAGGTTTCAGAACATTCCCCAAGAGGCAGTGTGGAGGGCTAGGAGATTCTATCTTCACACCAAGTACCTCTTCTCCCACAGAGGCCTGCAGGAAGTGGAAGGAAAGAGAGTAAAtcaggaggaagaagagatgggaaagaaGGCTCTCATACTATGTATGAAAAGCTCACAAATAACGTGTGAATGAAACTAAGAAGACTATTTGTCATCCAGAGtagaaaggaaatgaaactcTCACCTGGCCAAGGGGCTCTGTGGAGAGAAGTGATGACTCGGAgctgagagaagaggaggagcatGGGGAAGAAGGTTCTGACTTCACCTGTAGGTCTGGAAGTAAGGGGTATGTGGGAGGGTGGTAAGTAAAATACAAGGGTCTAAAAGGAGAGTTAGTGGTTTAAGTTGTGGTCTTGTGGTGTTATAaagtctaatttaaaaaaaaaaagaaacaccaaaGAACAGTTTTGTTGAATGTAAAGCATTGGTGCCATTAACTGTCCACATTCAGAAGGTTCTTCCACCCTTGTGCATACACTGTGTATGCCGGTTGTAACTCAAATCAGCTTACCCTTTTGTATTAAGACTATTTCACTAACTGCTACAGTCAATAAGATTGAATCTTTGtatgagagaaaaaaactgaaattttattttcctacTGACATTTCTAATGTTGGTGTCAACATTTAccaataaaaattatgttaaaaaaataaaaggagagctAAAAATGTCTTTGGGAGAATGGAAAagtagaggggagaagaaagagcctTTAGAGGGAGGATCTTGGAAGCCTAAGGGTAAGGGGTACAAAGAGGTGtctgaagaaacagaagaaaacataagggTTTCTGGAAAATTGTTGGGAGTAAGATAGGGTACCTCCCCCAAAGATGATATCTTGGGAAGAAATGAGATTTGGAAGCAGCTGGAAAGCAGCTTCAGAAGTTTGGGAGGTGATGGTACAAGCGTAATTAAACAAGATAAGGATGGAGCACAAGGTATTCTTCACCTGGGAAGATGGACAGTGGATCCCATGGGGGCTCAGGGGAGGTGATGTCCATGCCCATGTCCAGGGGGCCGCTATCAAACTGTGTGAGAGATGAGAAGAAGAggtaagagagaggaagaatCCCCAGCAAGATGAGATCTGCCCCAGGACTGCAACTGTAAGCTCCCAGAGATGTTAGGCAGGGCTAGGGGTgatgacctggggcaagttatttctcctcccctctgtaaaataaggaggctggACCAGATtgctcaggtctcttccagcagGGACATTTTATGGCTCTTAAATTTACCGGGACATCTTGCTCCAGACATCTGAAGAGCTGAGCTTGCTCCTCAGTTACTTCATCAAGGCAGTTATAGAGGGTGTGGTCTGCAAGGGTGGATATGACAGCAATTACCCCATCCAGCCTCAGTGGTATCCTCCACAGcaccccccccactcccaccgTGGTAGAATCCAAAGAGCTCAACCCCTCCCCGTAGTAAAAGTGGTACAATCCTTCTCTAGGCCCCTGCACCTTTCcaacagagagagggggaggggggttcCTCACCCGTTTCACGTGAAAAGAAGTACAGTGGAACAGCTCAACGGTTCCCACGACGGGCACCCCACCAAGGAGGACAACCCGCAGGGGGAAAACACCTCCCCTTCTCCGCTCTTAGATAGTTCAGCCCAGAAACCACGCCCCACCCATGTTCCCCTGGATGGTAGATTCCTTAATAGTATTCCTCATACTAGCCCCTGGTCCCCTCCTCAAAATTCCTCATGGAAACGGCACGCCGTAGCCTCCTCCACCACCCGAGCCCCTTCCCCGCGGACCCCAGTCCTCAGCGCTGAGCAGGTTGTCGGCAAAGAAACGAGCCGGATCGGCGATTTCGCTGAGCAGCAGCAGTTCCGCCGCcattttccccccacccccccaacccgGAGCCGGTTCGAGGCCCCGCCCTCTCCCCAATATAGACCAATCATAATGCCATTATGAACCTTTCCTCCCCGGAAGCCCATCTGACCAATAAAATATTGCAATGCTTATTGGGTGAGCCAATAGGAGGGAGTTTCTGCGTCTCCGGGGCAATagcaagattaaaaaaatgattaggaAAAGACTAACTGGCCCATCGCGCATGTGTAGCATCCCTCAGGGCGAAGAACCTCTTTGAAgcaaatattttgaatttcagcTGAGGCATCTTGGGAACTGTAGTCCTCTTCCCCCTGATATCCCTGTAGCCTTAGAGAACATGGAGGAAATCGCAAGGGATTTGGGGTTTAGAGGTCAGAGATCTTGACTGTGGGTGTCACCGGTGCTTTCGGGTGAGCCGTGCGTGGACTTCATGATGGTAATTTTCAGGAGTCAGAGGCCGTTTCCTCTTCAGTTACCTTTTTTTAATGTGACCTCTTGGTTCCTTCTGACAAATAGCATGTAAAGctctatttctcctcctccttttcttttctttcttcgcaaaattcagagttggaagggacctcaaagggcAAAGAAATACAACCCATAACTTCAATTAGAATCGAATAAGAGTCCACAAGCTTGGCTTGCAGATCTTCAGTAATATGGAGAGTGTGACCCAGTCTCCTTTAAGTCTCAggtaaaatcccactttctgcaagaagcttgTCTGGGTGCCCATGACGCTAGCGACTGTCCCTGAGATTCTCTCTAATTAGCCCTGCTTGTTGTGCATGTCTGCActaggatgtaagcttcttgagaacagggacagtttttgcctttgcatccGTACTTTCTGAAATGCCTGACACATTAGATGTTTGTTAACTGACCTAACTTTCCTAGCCCTCACTTTGGTTGAACAATGTCCTTCTAACTCAATTTTCTGATAATTCTCAAAGCAGCTGGTGGTTACTTGGACAGCtccaattttgaaaatatttacttATGTTGAAATAAAATCTACCTCTCAACAACTTCCACCTATTGCTCcttaattctgccctctggaaccAATTGTTCCTCATGACTactcttcagatacttgaagatggcTCATCCTCTCAGTATCCCCCTAAGTATTCTTAGCCCTACATTGCTTCTTCTGTATGTACTAATGGCCCCACCTCTACTAACCCTAGGCTTTCTCCCCACCTCTGCTGGCTTTAGGCTTTCCATCGCCCTGGTCAGTCTGATCTTGACCCTTCCTGAATTGCTCGTAGTGATCTGACTTAATTCTACAAACACTTTTCAGGGACCTGCTATATACACGGACAAGTTTATAGTCTAAAACCTTCTAAATGAACCCTTCacaaagggaaatggagagatgCATGTTGGGTGTAAAAAGGCTAGAGCTTATAGCAAGTCAAGAACTTCAAAGAAATGGAATAGAGGATGTCACcaagtaaataaatatgtaagCAAAAACAAGTAGCCAGGTCATGTGGCCAGGGCAAGGGATAATAATATAGATGGACAGTTTGAATATTCTACTGGCATCTTCTTCACATTAAGAGAAATCACATTTTATGGATACCTTGTGATAAACCGTGGAGGACATGAAAAAGAGTGGCTCATCAGTTATGGATGGTTGTGATCTGCATCACtgtgtgggggagaaggggaatacCAAACCAATGAGATTACAGATTCTCTTGAATATATGCAAGGCTTTGTGGATATTgataacaaaacaagaaacataGCATTATTGCATGTCCATTGATAAAGAACTAAAAGATAATTTGAGGTGGGAGAGAGGACTAACAATTAAAGAGAATCTGGAAAGATTTTCTGTCAGACATGGTCCCTAGGATGATCCTTACATGAAGTTAGTTATTCTAAGAGGTAAAGAGAGAACGCATTTGAGTTATAAGAACTGGACACCCTGTGTAAAGGGACACAGGCAAGAGAAGACGTGTTGAGTCCACAAACCAGTTAACAGGCCAGTTGTGTTGAAATATAGAGTTCAAGTagagtaatataaaataagtcCAGAAATGTCAGTGAAGCCAGATTCTAGAAGGATTTAAATGCTAAGTTAAGGAGTTTTTACTTTCTCCTAGGGACTGCCTAGGGAGCAACTGAAGATATTTTAAGCAAGGCTAtagcatggtcagacttgtgttgGTCTAGAATAGAGAACATGAGAAATAGTGGAATAGCCACTGTAAGAAGTATGATGAacaattaaaggaaaataaaggattGCAGTCGAGCAGTGAGGGTTCAGGTGAGATCatattagataacataaatttgcagTAGGGTCAATCTCAGTATTGAATATGTGACTAGGGAGTAGAATAAGACAGGTGATAAGACAGGGCTAGGGAGTAACTAGTCAGGAGTGGCAATGATTCAAGTAGAAATTAGTAGTATATTGTTGAACTGATCAATCACAGGCTAGAGATTGTGAATGGAGGAAATGAAGCCAGAACACAGAGTGAAGAAAAGGAATGGAAACTGAAGGGGAGAAACAATATTTCTCCAGGTCAGGAAACAGGAGAATGGGATATGAAGTGAAACCTAGCAAGCCTTTTCTCCTCTAAATTCATGTACTCCAAAGACTTCTCCTTAACAGCACAGATCACAAATCACATAATTTCTGTTCTCtaagttctaatttttaattagcCAAACATCTTTCGAAGACCCCGAGCCAGCCCTGCATCCTGTTCTCTCCCCCTGATTACCACCCTCCCCAACTCCTCTCTGGCAGCCCGGTTTCCTGGTTCCACCTCCAGCACCCTCCGTAGGTCAGCAGCAGCTCCATCCAGTTCTCCAAAGGCAGCCCGGGCCACTCCCCTTCTGTATAGTGCTTTCACATGTCTTGGGTCCCGTTCTAGTACTCGATCACAGCTCTGAGCTGCCAAGGTGGGCTGCCCTAGTTGCAGCTGGCAAGCAGCTAGATTGGCATGAAGAATGGTTCGGTCTGGAGGGCCAGGTGGGGGAAGAGTCAGCAGCAGCCGAAGAGCTCGGCCATAGCACCTAGCAGCTGCCTCAGGGTTCCCAGCTCTGAACAGTTCTGTGCCCCTAGCCCGCTCCTCTGAAGCTAGCTCCTCTTTCTCCCTGACTGTTAACTCCCAAGAGTCCTTGCCCAGGGTGAAGGAGGCCAGGGTGATCAAGGCAGGGGGCTCAGCTCCACCGGGGAGTAAGAGCTCTGCCTGTTCACCTGAACACATGGTTTCCAGGCATTTCTC
The DNA window shown above is from Notamacropus eugenii isolate mMacEug1 chromosome 2, mMacEug1.pri_v2, whole genome shotgun sequence and carries:
- the FKBPL gene encoding FK506-binding protein-like produces the protein MERMSQGSVKLSSGNLIGEKDIPQQQEVQQGLDNPREDRPMGLNPGALPGEALSSAVDSDPQIPQTEDPGFDRVPAGMRGDPLEPYRSTSETAEPLQSPILWHCPDGSFVKRIMVQGQGLDKPKGGSQCQVLVSGLPPGVGLPEGWTELTVGSGSWRDSPWGEVLEKCLETMCSGEQAELLLPGGAEPPALITLASFTLGKDSWELTVREKEELASEERARGTELFRAGNPEAAARCYGRALRLLLTLPPPGPPDRTILHANLAACQLQLGQPTLAAQSCDRVLERDPRHVKALYRRGVARAAFGELDGAAADLRRVLEVEPGNRAAREELGRVVIRGREQDAGLARGLRKMFG